From one Desmospora activa DSM 45169 genomic stretch:
- the ppaX gene encoding pyrophosphatase PpaX, whose product MKYRTILFDLDGTLLDTTPLIVASFLHTFAEYGSLPYGEKEVLEALGEPLLEQMKRFGGEERAEAMVKTYRRHNVAHHDDYVQAFPGVNHVLERLHREGFTLGVVSNKQRVTVEMGLRLCGLEPLMATVVCQGEAERDKPAPDPLRLAMNRVGADAADTLMVGDSRFDLLAAHNAGTASAGVAWSAHGAESLLAYKPDYLLHSMEDLYGIIGLTVVDGEERR is encoded by the coding sequence TTGAAATATCGCACAATCTTATTTGACTTGGATGGCACCTTGTTAGATACGACTCCATTGATCGTCGCCTCATTTCTGCATACATTTGCAGAGTACGGCTCGCTTCCCTATGGCGAAAAAGAGGTGTTGGAAGCATTGGGGGAGCCGCTGCTTGAGCAGATGAAGCGATTTGGTGGCGAAGAGCGGGCAGAAGCGATGGTAAAAACCTATCGCCGTCACAATGTCGCTCATCATGACGATTATGTACAAGCGTTTCCCGGCGTTAATCACGTGCTGGAGCGCCTTCATCGCGAAGGATTTACCCTGGGTGTCGTCTCCAATAAACAGCGGGTCACCGTTGAGATGGGTTTACGCTTGTGCGGCTTGGAGCCTTTGATGGCGACGGTGGTGTGTCAAGGGGAAGCGGAGCGGGATAAACCGGCGCCGGATCCGCTTCGCTTGGCCATGAATCGTGTGGGAGCGGATGCTGCTGACACCTTGATGGTGGGAGACAGCCGCTTTGATCTATTGGCAGCTCATAATGCCGGGACGGCCAGCGCAGGGGTAGCATGGTCCGCCCATGGAGCGGAGTCACTATTGGCGTATAAGCCGGATTATCTGTTGCACAGCATGGAAGATTTGTACGGGATCATTGGTCTTACCGTTGTAGATGGAGAGGAGCGGCGATGA
- a CDS encoding nucleoside recognition domain-containing protein: protein MKRINWKKGLISGWSTAWELGKIIFPVTLAVSLLQHTPVIDGLVRLLTPAMSWLGLPGEAAIPLVLGNMLNLYAAIGAILTLDLTVKQVFILAVMLSFSHNLLLESAVCRRVGVNAGLVAGVRIGLAVITAVMIHWLWQGGDSAAHYGWITPQTQPEGWLEITGLALQTAMTGIFQLALVVFPLMMGIQILKDWHWLDRFADWMVPMMRPLGIEPRGSIIMASGLLFGLAMGAGVIIEQAREKGFSKRDMTLMILFLAACHAVVEDTLIFAPLGIDVLPLLLIRLGVAILMTLCIAWFWPSPQSNPAVNRPAQGESL, encoded by the coding sequence ATGAAGCGAATCAATTGGAAAAAAGGGTTAATCTCCGGGTGGAGCACCGCCTGGGAACTGGGGAAAATCATCTTTCCCGTCACCTTGGCAGTCAGTCTATTGCAACATACCCCAGTGATCGATGGATTGGTGCGGTTATTGACACCGGCAATGTCGTGGCTGGGTTTGCCGGGAGAGGCGGCCATTCCACTGGTGCTGGGAAATATGCTCAATCTGTATGCCGCCATCGGGGCAATTCTAACCTTGGATTTAACGGTGAAGCAAGTTTTTATTCTCGCTGTGATGCTCAGTTTCTCACACAATTTATTACTGGAGTCGGCGGTGTGTCGTCGGGTCGGGGTGAATGCGGGTTTGGTGGCAGGGGTACGAATCGGATTAGCCGTTATTACTGCCGTCATGATTCACTGGTTGTGGCAGGGTGGAGATAGCGCAGCCCACTACGGCTGGATCACTCCGCAAACGCAACCGGAAGGATGGCTGGAAATCACGGGGTTGGCCCTGCAAACAGCGATGACCGGTATCTTTCAACTAGCTTTAGTCGTCTTTCCGCTGATGATGGGGATTCAGATCCTAAAAGATTGGCACTGGTTGGATCGTTTTGCCGATTGGATGGTACCGATGATGCGTCCCCTCGGCATTGAACCGCGCGGCTCTATCATTATGGCGAGTGGTCTTTTATTCGGTCTGGCGATGGGGGCTGGCGTCATTATTGAACAGGCTCGGGAAAAAGGATTTAGCAAACGGGACATGACCCTGATGATCTTATTTTTGGCGGCCTGTCACGCAGTGGTGGAAGATACGTTAATTTTTGCTCCCTTGGGTATTGATGTATTGCCCCTGCTGTTGATCCGGTTGGGTGTGGCCATCCTGATGACCTTATGTATCGCTTGGTTTTGGCCTTCGCCCCAAAGCAATCCTGCGGTCAATCGACCTGCACAGGGGGAATCGCTTTGA